DNA sequence from the Streptomyces cinnabarinus genome:
GGGCGTCGGTGGCGCGCGCCGCGCCGGCCTTCTCCACCAGCGCGGTGATCCGCGCGTGGGCGGCCTTGGCCTCGGCGCTGACGGTGCCGGTGAACGGGTGCGGCTTGTACAGGACGCGGACCGGCGGATCGGCCTTGACCAGGCGCGTCACGATGTTCTCGCCGGCCAGCACGATCGAGGTGTTGCCCGGGTTGCCGTCCCAGCCCTCCCAGGTGGGGGCGTACAGCACGGTGGGCATCCGGTCCTCGGGCACGCCCTGCCAGGTCTGGATGGGCGCCAGCTGCGGGCGGCCCACCTCGGCGATGTCGTCGTCGCGGACACCGACGTCCGCTATGGCGTACCGGTCGCGGCCCGCGCGGCCCGCGGTCCACACCTCGTCGTAGACCTTGCTGAACGGGTTGACGCTGGCCAGCTTGTCGCTGTCGCCGTGGCCGATGAAGACGTGCTTCATGGTGGGGACGCGCAGCAGGTGGATGTTCTTGCCGACGTTCGCCGCGTACAGCGCGACGCGCACGGTGCTCAGCTCCAGGTTCATCAGGTGCACCCCTCCGGGCACGCAGATGACGGGAACCGTGGTCGGGGCGAGGTTGTTCAGGATGACCCGCTCACGCAGGATGATCAGCGGCCTGGAGTCGAGCTGCTCCATCGTCTCCAGCCACATGTTCACCTGGTACGCGGAGTCCTTGGAGCCGGAGAAGTACAGCACCGTCTCGGGGCGGTACTCGGCCAGCCAGGTGTCGACGGCGGCCAGCACGGTGTCCGCGTTCGGCGGGATCTTGGCGCCGCGGACGTACGGCACCAGGGCGAGGACGTACAGGGTGCCCAGGAGCAGCGTGACGCCGATGCCGATGAACCCGGCGAGCGGCTCGTCCAGGGAGGCGGAGACCAGCACGCCGATGACGGCGGCCAGGTCCAGGTGGAGCATCTTCTCGGCGGAGCGGTTCAGCAGCCCCTGCGGCGGGGCGTCCGGGATCCGGATGCGCGAGGCCAGGTCGATGTTGCGGGTGGCGACCGGCATCCGGCGGCGGTTGCGGATCAGGGTGACCAGGGCGCCGTGCGGGGCCTGGAGACCGTAGAAGGCGATGAAGCCGGCGACGGCGGCGTAGAAGACCAGGTTGTCCGAGAGGTCCAGCCGGGCCAGCAGCAGGACCAGCAGCAGCTGCCTGATCAGGAAGCGGATCGACAGCCCGGCGCGCACCTTGCTGAGGCGGTTGACCAGGTAGCTGCCCTTGCGGTGCAGATAGTGGTCCGCCAGGTACGTCACTGCGGCCGCGGCCGCGAAGGCGGGGACGCTCGGGACGAGCGCGGCCACCATGAGGCAGGGGAAGCCCAGCATCACGAGGACCGCCGCGGCCAGCTCGGCCGCGCTGCCCACCCGGGCGACGCGTATAGCGGTGGAGATCACGGATAAACCTGCTCTGGGAGGGGTTGCCGGTCTGAGGAACGAAGGTTGAAGGACTCAGGCCCCTGTGAATTCTTCGTGAAAGAAGAAACGCAGAGGCCTGAATTCCGTAAGGCTTATTAACTGTTGATTATGCCACGCCGTCCTGGCGGTCGAGCACGCTGGCCAGCGCGGCCTCGAAGCCGGAGGCCTGGCCCGCGGCGGCCGTCGGGTCCTGCTGGCGGACGTCGATGACATGGCCCGTCAGCTCGGAAAGCAGCACGTCGAGCGAGGTGCGGGCGACCGCCTCGGAGGAGAGCAGGCTGCCCGCGGGCTCCTGGCCGAAGGCCTTGGTGCGCATGGGGGTCGCGGTGCGCTCGGGGTTGATGCAGTTCACCCGGATGCCGTCACCGGCCCACTCGTCGGACAGCGCCTGGGTGAGGTTGACCATGGCGGCCTTGGTGGAGGAGTACAGGCTGTACTCGGCGCGGCCGCGGGTGTAGCTGCTGGAGGTGTAGAGCAGCAGCTGGCCGTTGGTCTCGGCGAGGTACTTGTACGAGGAGCGGGCGATCTGCACCGGCGCGAGGTAGTTGACCTTCAGCGCCTCCTCGATGGTGGCGTTGTCGGTCTCGGCCAGCTTGCCGATGCGCAGCACACCGGCGGTGTTGACGACGTAGTCGATCCGGCCCGTCTCGGCGTAGGCCTTGGACAGCGCGTCGTCGACCTCCTCCGGGTTCTCCACATGGGTGCCGGTGGTGGAGCGGCCCAGCGCGTACACCTTGGAGCCGTAGGACTCGGCGAGCTCGGCGATGTCCTTGCCGATGCCGTAGGAGCCGCCGAAGACGACGACGGTCTTGCCGGTCAGCAGCTCGCGGTAGGCCTCCTCGGAGACCTGCTCCGGGGCGGCGGTGGAGGCCAGCTGGAACAGCTTGTCGGCGATGAAGACATCGACCGGCTGGGTGACCTTCATGTTGTACTCGTCGCCCGCGACCACGTGGATCGGCACGTCCGGCAGGTACTTCAGCACGACCGAGCAGTCGTCGGTGGCCTGGAAGTTCGGGTCGCCCGCGGCGACCTCGTAGGCCCGCTTGATCGTGGACAGCTTGAAGGCCTGCGGCGTCTGGCCGCGGCGCAGCCGGGAGCGGTCCGGGATCTCGGTGATGAACTCGCCGTCCTCACCGTGGGTGCGGGTCACGATGATGGTGTCCGCGGACGGGATGGCGACGTCGACGGCCTGGTAGCGCTCCAGCGCCACGACACAGTCGTCGATCACACGCTGTGACAGCAGCGGGCGCACGGCGTCGTGGAAGAGGACGTTGCGGTCCTCACCCTCCGCGAGGCCCTCGCCGAGCGCCTCGATGGCCCGCTCGGTGGTCTCGTTGCGGGTGGCGCCACCCTCGATGATCTTGGAGACCTTCTTGAACCCGGCCTTGGCCACGATCTTCTCGATGTCGGGCACGTAGCCCGGCGCCATCAGCACGATGACGTCGTCGATCGACTCGGCCTTCTCGAAGGTGGTCAGGGTGTGCTCGATGACTGCCTTGCCGGCGATCTTCAGCAGCTGCTTGGGGATCGAGAGACCCACACGCTGACCGGTACCGCCGGCCAGGATCACTGCGGTGGTACGGGGCTTGGCTATGTGCTGGGACACAGGTGACCTACCTTGTGGCGACTGGGAACTCGGAAATGGTCCCACTTCGGGTTACCGCAGTGCAAGGTGAGCGTCCTCCACCGCATATGTGCGCGCAACCTGTCATTCACCTTGCACTCCTGGTGACGGTCCAAATGCCTTCGGGGTTCCCGGGGGAATTGCCCGGCGTAGCTGTGAGTAACCGCACACGGTTCAGCGCCGGCGCAGCTTCTTCAGGCAGCGGTGCCCGAGCACCTTCACCAGTTCCTTGGACGACGTCTGGTGAACCGTCCGCGCCTGGACCGGCGCGGCGTTGCCCACCGGTGCGGCGGCGGCCGCGGCAAGCGCCCCGTACAGCGCCTGTGCGGCCACCTCGGGGGACATCCGCGGCTCGGCGGCGGTGCGGTCGGCGGGCTTCGGCACGGCGGACAGCAGGGCCGGGTCGCCGAGCACCCGCACCCCCATCGCGCCGATCCGCCCGGCCATCTCGGCGCCGATCCCGGCGGCCGCCTCCACGGCCCACTGCGGGGTGCAGATCTTCACATCGTCGGGACCCGGGGCGCACGCGTTCTTCATATGCATCACGGCGCCATATCGGACGAGCTGCGAATAGAGCTCGTCCGGCAGCTCATTCCCGCGGAATTCCACATTAAGATTCCGCAGCATTTCGGTCTCGGCGAGGGTGAGTGACCGGTTCGCGGTGTCCGGAACCTCCTGGAGCAGATTCTCCGGGAGCCCCAGCAGCGCCTCGAAGGTGCGCATCAGGCCACCGCGGTCCGCGTCGTCGACCACCACGACGGTGACCCGCTCGGCCCCGGCCACCCGCACCCACCGCTCGACCAGCCGGTCATGCCGGTGCCGCCGCCAGAAGCTGGGGTTGGGCTTCTCGTACGGCGGCTTGCGCAGCATGTGCTGCAGCCAGCTCTCGTAGCCCATGCGCAGACCGTTCTGCACGTACTGCTGCCACTGCGAGGGCATGATCCTGGCCAGCGGGCGCAGGGTGACCAGGACATGCACCCGGTCGCCGCCGAGATCCTCGACGATCCTGGCGATCGTCTCGTCGTCGGGGGCGTCGGCGAAGAACTCGCTGCTGATCACCGAGGTGCGCCGGCCGGTGGCGGCGACCTGCTCCACCAGCGTCTCCCAGTGCCGGTCGGTGGGCTTGGCGTTGCCCATCATCCCGGGGCGGGCGCAGACCGCGAGGGCGGCCGACATGGGATGCCTGCTGGTGCCGGGGAAGTCGACGCCGAGCCCGGCCATCGCCTCCTTGGCCGCGAACAGGGCGCCCTGGATCGAGGTGGTCCCGGTCTTGTGCGGGCCGATGTGCAGCAGCCGCGTCCCGGCCGGCAGCGGAGCGACGCCACCGTTGGCCGGGACTTCATCTCTCGTACAGTCCGTCTCCATAGTCAGGTGACGGTAGGACCGGTTCCTGAGGGTTGGCTAAGAGCCGTATAAGACAGTGACGAGCGCCACACTCGTCGGGTCAGACCACCTCGACGCCCGGTCGCCCCGCCTCCACCCGCAGCCGGGCCAGCGTGCTCGGCACCGAGGTCGGCCGGCGGACCGTGTCCACTACCCTGACCTGCGCGTCGATGCCGTCCCGGCGGATGTCGAAGAGGTGGTAGCCGCGGTGCGCGTCGAGCAGCTTCCAGTGCGGGTTGTCCGCCCGGCGCGGGTCCCACTCCCGGCGGAACGCCTCCTGGTCCTGGTCGCCGTTGCTGGAGATGGAGGTGCCGACGAACTCGGCGCCGACGACGGCGGACTCCGGGTTCGCGAAGTCCTCCTTCAGATCGCTGATCATCGTCAGATGCCGGTCCCCGGTGAGCACCACGGGGTTGCGGACGTTCCTGAACTCGCCCAGGAACTGGTTCCGCTCGGCCTGGTAGCCGTCCCAGGCGTCGTAGAACCACTGCTTGCCCTCGCCGACCAGCAGATCGGTCTCGGCCATCATGATCTGCGAGGCGATCAGGTTCCAGCGGGCCGGGGAGCCGTGCAGCCCGTCCAGCAGCCACTGCTTCTGCTCGGCGCCGAGCATGGTGAGCGCGGGGTCCATGGCCCCGGCCTGGCTGGTGGCCTGGTCGCTGCGGTACTGCCGGGTGTCGAGCACATTGAGCCGGGCCAGCCGGCCGAACTCCAGCCGGCGGTGCATCCGGATGTGCGGCCCGTCGGGGACGGCCGTGGCCCGCACCGGCATGTGCTCGTAGTACGCCTGGTAGGCGGCGGTGAGCCGGGCCACGAACGCCTCGTGCGGCTGCTTGGCCGGGTCCTGCGGGATCTCCCCGGCGAAGTCGTTGTCGACCTCGTGGTCGTCGAAGGTCACCACGAAGGGCGCGCCCGCGTGCATCGCCGCGAGATCGGGGTCGCTGCGGTACTGCGCGTACCGGTTGCGGTACTGCGCCAGGGTGTACGGCTCCCCCGTCCCCTCGTGCCTGCGCAGCGCCGTCGCCGAGGGCACCGACTCGTAGATGTAGTCACCGACGAACAGCACGACGTCGGGGTCCTGGTCCAGCATGTCGGCGTACGGCGTGAAGTAGCCGTGCTGCCAGTTCTGGCAGGAGGCGAGGGCGAGGCGCAGATCGCCGCCGGAGCTGAAGGGGTGGGGCGCGGTACGGGTGCGGCCCACCGGTGAGATACGGCCGCCGGCGCGGAAGCGGTACCAGTAGCGGCGGCCGGGACGCAGCCCCCGTACATCCACGTGAACGCTGTGCCCGTACTCGGGCCGGGCCTGGGCGGTGCCTCTGCGCACGACCTTGCGGAACCGCTCGTCCTCCGCGAGCTCCCACCGCACCGGCACGACCGCGTCCGGCATACCGCCGCCGTTCAGCGGGTCCGGGGCGAGCCGGGTCCACAGCACGATGCCGTCGGGGAGCGGGTCGCCGGAGGCCACCCCGAGACTGAACACGCCCTCGGGCAGCGGGGTTTCGGCGGCGTGGGCGGTGGCGGGCAGCCACAGCTGGGCGGAGGCGGCGGCGCCGAGCACCGCGGCGGAGGCGGTCAGGAAGCGGCGGCGGTCGGGTAATCCTGCTGCGGTCGCTGCGGTCATCGGCGAACTCCCTTGCGTCGCGGGCCCCTTGGACTCATTCGAAGCTCACGCTCCGGTCGGTCCGCCCGCTGAACCCCAGGGCTCGCGTGCATGACAACTAAACAGACAACAGAAGACCCGTTGCGGCACGGGAACACCACGACGAACGTGTTCCGGCCACAACGGGTCCTGGAATCCGCCTCACTGACGAACGATCAGACGGGCCTCACTGCGGGGAACCGGCGGGTGACTGCCCCGCCGTACGCCCCTGCCTTCCCCGGGATTAGCCCTCGAAGGGGTCGAAGTCGTCGAACTCCCGCTGGAACTCGTCCCGTTCGGCCTGCTTGTCCCTGCGGCGCTGGGCCGCGGGGCGCGGCTCCTCCAGCCGGTGGTCCTCACCGCGCCGGCCGAGCATCTCGGCACCGGCCATGACGGTCGGCTCCCAGTCGAAGACGACGGCGTTGTCCTCGGGCCCGATGGCGACACCGTCACCCGCGCGGGCGCCCGCCTTCATCAGCGCCTCCTCGACACCGAGGCGGTTGAGCCGGTCGGCGAGATAGCCGACGGCCTCGTCGTTGTTGAAGTCGGTCTGCCGCACCCAGCGCTCCGGCTTCTCGCCGCGCACCCGGAACAGCCCGTCGTCCTCGCGCACCACGGTGAAGCCCGCGTCGTCCACGGCCTTGGGCCGGATGACGATCCGCGTCGCCTCCTCCTTCGGCTTGGCGGCGCGCGCCCGGCCGACCAGGTCGGCGAGCGCGAAGGAGAGTTCCTTCAGCCCGAGATGGGCGACCGCCGACACCTCGAAGACCCGGTAGCCCCGCTCCTCCAGATCCGGCCGCACCATCTCGGCGAGGTCCTTGCCGTCCGGTACGTCGATCTTGTTCAGGACGACGATCCGCGGCCGGTTGCCGAGGCCGCCGTACTCCCGCAGCTCCGCCTCGATGATGTCGAGGTCGGAGACCGGGTCGCGGTCGGACTCCAGGGTCGCCGTGTCCAGCACGTGCACCAGCACGCTGCACCGCTCCACATGCCGCAGGAACTCGAGGCCGAGGCCCCGGCCCTGGCTGGCGCCCGGGA
Encoded proteins:
- a CDS encoding bifunctional cytidylyltransferase/SDR family oxidoreductase, with amino-acid sequence MSQHIAKPRTTAVILAGGTGQRVGLSIPKQLLKIAGKAVIEHTLTTFEKAESIDDVIVLMAPGYVPDIEKIVAKAGFKKVSKIIEGGATRNETTERAIEALGEGLAEGEDRNVLFHDAVRPLLSQRVIDDCVVALERYQAVDVAIPSADTIIVTRTHGEDGEFITEIPDRSRLRRGQTPQAFKLSTIKRAYEVAAGDPNFQATDDCSVVLKYLPDVPIHVVAGDEYNMKVTQPVDVFIADKLFQLASTAAPEQVSEEAYRELLTGKTVVVFGGSYGIGKDIAELAESYGSKVYALGRSTTGTHVENPEEVDDALSKAYAETGRIDYVVNTAGVLRIGKLAETDNATIEEALKVNYLAPVQIARSSYKYLAETNGQLLLYTSSSYTRGRAEYSLYSSTKAAMVNLTQALSDEWAGDGIRVNCINPERTATPMRTKAFGQEPAGSLLSSEAVARTSLDVLLSELTGHVIDVRQQDPTAAAGQASGFEAALASVLDRQDGVA
- a CDS encoding alkaline phosphatase D family protein, which gives rise to MTAATAAGLPDRRRFLTASAAVLGAAASAQLWLPATAHAAETPLPEGVFSLGVASGDPLPDGIVLWTRLAPDPLNGGGMPDAVVPVRWELAEDERFRKVVRRGTAQARPEYGHSVHVDVRGLRPGRRYWYRFRAGGRISPVGRTRTAPHPFSSGGDLRLALASCQNWQHGYFTPYADMLDQDPDVVLFVGDYIYESVPSATALRRHEGTGEPYTLAQYRNRYAQYRSDPDLAAMHAGAPFVVTFDDHEVDNDFAGEIPQDPAKQPHEAFVARLTAAYQAYYEHMPVRATAVPDGPHIRMHRRLEFGRLARLNVLDTRQYRSDQATSQAGAMDPALTMLGAEQKQWLLDGLHGSPARWNLIASQIMMAETDLLVGEGKQWFYDAWDGYQAERNQFLGEFRNVRNPVVLTGDRHLTMISDLKEDFANPESAVVGAEFVGTSISSNGDQDQEAFRREWDPRRADNPHWKLLDAHRGYHLFDIRRDGIDAQVRVVDTVRRPTSVPSTLARLRVEAGRPGVEVV
- the obgE gene encoding GTPase ObgE, whose protein sequence is MTTFVDRVELHVAAGNGGHGCASVHREKFKPLGGPDGGNGGRGGDVILTVDQSVTTLLDYHHSPHRKATNGKPGEGGNRSGKDGQDLVLPVPDGTVVLDGAGNVLADLVGHGTSYIAAQGGRGGLGNAALASARRKAPGFALLGEPGDLQDIVLELKTVADVALVGYPSAGKSSLISVLSAAKPKIADYPFTTLVPNLGVVTAGSTVYTIADVPGLIPGASQGRGLGLEFLRHVERCSVLVHVLDTATLESDRDPVSDLDIIEAELREYGGLGNRPRIVVLNKIDVPDGKDLAEMVRPDLEERGYRVFEVSAVAHLGLKELSFALADLVGRARAAKPKEEATRIVIRPKAVDDAGFTVVREDDGLFRVRGEKPERWVRQTDFNNDEAVGYLADRLNRLGVEEALMKAGARAGDGVAIGPEDNAVVFDWEPTVMAGAEMLGRRGEDHRLEEPRPAAQRRRDKQAERDEFQREFDDFDPFEG